A single window of Archangium gephyra DNA harbors:
- a CDS encoding ABC transporter ATP-binding protein encodes MSLDIGTGEVIALVGENGAGKSTLMNVLYGLYQADSGEVLVKGQPVRLRSPRDAIAQGIGMVHQHFMLVPTLTVAENVVLGREPSRWGRMDMDRACQEVAATCERFGFKLDPRARVDTLSVGSQQKVEIVKALHRGAQVLILDEPTAVLTPQESDDLFRVARGLAAGGRTVVFISHKLREVLSVAERVAVMRRGRLVAEVRAANTRPEELAALMVGESRVPQAEAQAYHPPGGEKLLEAKELRARGEDGRPALQGVSLEVHAGEIVGIAGVDGNGQRELAEVLTGLRTLEGGAGTLLGAPLTGLTPAEARRRGVGHVPEDRLWRAVVKAMTVEENVALGRQAQAPFARGLQVDFAGRRERTTALLKAFDVRPPDPEVPLQALSGGNQQKVVVARELDAVPKLLVVVQPTRGLDIGAVGQVQAKLREARDKGAGVLLVSLDLEEVLALADRIYVFFEGRITGTFTRPEFDEREIGRRMLGTRGEVAHG; translated from the coding sequence GTGTCGCTGGACATCGGCACCGGCGAGGTGATCGCCCTGGTGGGTGAGAACGGCGCCGGCAAGTCCACCCTGATGAACGTCCTCTACGGGCTCTACCAGGCCGACTCCGGCGAGGTGCTCGTGAAGGGCCAGCCCGTGCGCCTGCGCAGCCCCCGGGACGCCATCGCCCAGGGCATCGGCATGGTGCACCAGCACTTCATGCTCGTCCCCACCCTCACGGTGGCCGAGAACGTGGTGCTCGGCCGCGAGCCCTCGCGCTGGGGCCGGATGGACATGGACCGGGCCTGCCAGGAGGTGGCCGCCACCTGCGAGCGCTTCGGCTTCAAGCTGGACCCGCGCGCCCGGGTGGACACCCTCTCCGTGGGCTCTCAGCAGAAGGTCGAAATCGTGAAGGCGCTGCACCGGGGCGCCCAGGTGCTCATCCTCGACGAGCCCACCGCGGTGCTCACCCCCCAGGAGTCCGATGACCTCTTCCGGGTGGCGCGGGGGCTGGCGGCAGGCGGGCGCACCGTCGTCTTCATCAGCCACAAGCTGCGCGAGGTGCTCAGCGTGGCCGAGCGGGTAGCGGTGATGCGGCGGGGCCGGCTGGTGGCCGAGGTGCGCGCCGCCAACACCCGTCCCGAGGAGCTGGCCGCCCTCATGGTGGGCGAGTCGCGCGTCCCCCAGGCCGAGGCCCAGGCCTACCACCCGCCCGGGGGCGAGAAGCTGCTGGAAGCGAAGGAGCTCCGGGCCCGGGGAGAGGACGGCCGGCCCGCGCTGCAGGGCGTGTCCCTCGAGGTGCACGCGGGGGAGATCGTCGGCATCGCCGGAGTGGACGGCAACGGCCAGCGAGAGCTCGCCGAGGTGCTCACGGGCCTGCGGACGCTGGAGGGAGGCGCAGGCACCCTGCTGGGCGCGCCGCTCACGGGGCTGACGCCCGCCGAGGCCCGGCGCCGGGGCGTGGGGCACGTGCCCGAGGACCGGCTGTGGCGCGCGGTGGTGAAGGCCATGACGGTGGAGGAGAACGTGGCCCTGGGGCGGCAGGCGCAGGCGCCCTTCGCCCGGGGACTCCAGGTGGACTTCGCGGGCCGGCGCGAGCGCACCACGGCGCTGCTCAAGGCCTTCGACGTGCGGCCGCCGGACCCCGAGGTGCCGCTGCAGGCGCTCTCCGGTGGCAACCAGCAGAAGGTGGTGGTGGCGCGCGAGCTGGACGCGGTGCCGAAGCTGCTGGTGGTGGTGCAGCCCACGCGCGGCCTGGACATCGGCGCGGTGGGGCAGGTGCAGGCGAAGCTGCGCGAGGCGCGCGACAAGGGAGCGGGCGTGCTGCTCGTCTCGTTGGACCTGGAGGAAGTCCTGGCCCTGGCCGATCGCATCTACGTCTTCTTCGAGGGCCGTATCACCGGCACCTTCACCCGGCCCGAGTTCGACGAGCGGGAGATCGGCCGGCGGATGCTCGGCACCCGCGGGGAGGTGGCCCATGGGTGA
- a CDS encoding ABC transporter permease: MGERLRAVLPSVFSVLLALAVCWVFIALTRDAETATGAYLQMLRGGLGDWPLYFEGGRLAVLTRPLGEAAIKAALLLLTGLSVTVAFKVGLFNIGAQGQMLVGALAAAVAGAQLQLPAVLHVPVAVLAACVAGALWALIAAGLKLARGVHEVISTIMLNWVAVSLVDNWLSVGPLRAGAGTNLSVTGTAEIAASAQLPRLLGDISRLHLGFPLALAVALAIWVWLSRLRSGFETRAVGLGAEAARAAGIPVVRRTAQAMGLAGALAGMAGAVLVLGTEYRYPGGLGAPYGFDGIAISLIGGNHPLGVALSALFFGALRAGGTRMQLLGVHKSYPELIQGLALLFVAGRLVWLSLLRPRRVAPVAPTRQPEASPEVPRA, encoded by the coding sequence ATGGGTGAGCGGCTGCGCGCTGTATTGCCCTCGGTCTTCTCCGTGCTCCTGGCGCTCGCCGTGTGCTGGGTGTTCATCGCCCTCACGCGCGACGCGGAGACGGCCACCGGGGCCTACCTCCAGATGCTCCGCGGGGGCCTGGGCGACTGGCCCCTGTACTTCGAGGGTGGGCGGCTCGCCGTGCTCACCCGGCCCCTCGGCGAGGCCGCCATCAAGGCCGCCCTGCTGCTGCTCACCGGGCTGTCGGTGACGGTGGCCTTCAAGGTGGGCCTCTTCAACATCGGCGCCCAGGGGCAGATGCTGGTGGGCGCGCTCGCCGCGGCGGTGGCCGGTGCCCAGCTGCAGCTGCCCGCCGTGCTGCACGTCCCGGTGGCGGTGCTCGCCGCCTGTGTGGCGGGGGCCCTGTGGGCGCTCATCGCCGCGGGCCTCAAGCTCGCCCGGGGCGTCCATGAGGTCATCTCCACCATCATGCTCAACTGGGTGGCGGTGAGCCTGGTGGACAACTGGCTGTCGGTGGGCCCGCTGAGGGCCGGTGCCGGTACCAACCTCTCCGTCACGGGTACGGCGGAGATCGCCGCCAGCGCGCAGCTGCCCCGGCTGCTCGGAGACATCTCCCGCCTGCACCTCGGCTTCCCGCTGGCGCTCGCGGTGGCGCTGGCCATCTGGGTGTGGCTGTCGCGGCTGCGCTCGGGCTTCGAGACGCGCGCGGTGGGTCTGGGTGCCGAGGCCGCCCGGGCCGCGGGCATTCCGGTGGTGCGGCGCACCGCCCAGGCCATGGGACTGGCTGGAGCGCTCGCGGGCATGGCCGGCGCCGTGCTCGTGCTGGGCACCGAGTACCGGTACCCGGGCGGACTGGGTGCCCCCTACGGCTTCGACGGCATCGCCATCTCGCTCATCGGCGGCAACCACCCGCTGGGCGTGGCGCTGTCCGCCCTCTTCTTCGGGGCGCTGCGCGCGGGTGGCACGCGCATGCAGCTGCTGGGCGTGCACAAGAGCTACCCCGAGCTCATCCAGGGCCTCGCCCTGCTCTTCGTGGCGGGCCGGCTGGTGTGGCTCTCGCTGCTGCGCCCGAGGCGGGTGGCCCCCGTGGCGCCCACCCGGCAGCCGGAAGCCAGCCCGGAGGTGCCCCGTGCTTGA
- a CDS encoding ABC transporter permease, protein MLEIIEALLSSTLEYFPALLFAALGATLCERSGVVNVGVEGMMRAGAFCAAVAAITFPTPVGVLMGMLAGAGMAAIHGYLCIRWRSDQVVSGMAINLVALAGGTYLLESLYGPNGTPPIHQLTRWHLPGLSEVPLLRAFSGHSALTWIALALPFAFHGLLYRTPLGLRLRAVGEKPHAVATLGLSVTGLRWLAVLGSGMLAGLGGATLSTAVLDRFEQHTPAGLGFMALAAMVFGRWTPLGAFLAALFFAAGNALRIGLASSAPGLLEVVPQGFLLALPYVLTLALLAFQGQRTHAPAALGTPYEQESR, encoded by the coding sequence GTGCTTGAAATCATCGAAGCCCTCCTGTCCTCCACGCTGGAGTACTTCCCCGCGCTGCTCTTCGCCGCGTTGGGGGCCACGCTGTGCGAGCGCTCCGGCGTGGTGAACGTGGGCGTGGAAGGGATGATGCGCGCGGGCGCCTTCTGCGCGGCCGTGGCGGCCATCACCTTCCCCACGCCCGTGGGCGTGCTGATGGGCATGCTCGCCGGGGCCGGCATGGCCGCCATCCACGGCTACCTGTGCATCCGCTGGCGCTCGGACCAGGTGGTGTCCGGCATGGCCATCAACCTCGTGGCGCTCGCCGGGGGCACCTACCTCCTCGAGTCCCTGTACGGGCCCAACGGCACGCCCCCCATCCACCAGCTCACCCGCTGGCACCTGCCCGGCCTGTCCGAGGTGCCCCTGCTGCGCGCCTTCTCCGGGCACTCGGCCCTCACGTGGATCGCCCTGGCGCTGCCCTTCGCCTTCCATGGGCTGCTCTACCGCACGCCCCTGGGCCTGCGGCTGCGCGCGGTGGGCGAGAAGCCCCACGCCGTGGCCACCCTGGGCCTGTCCGTGACGGGGCTGCGCTGGCTCGCCGTGCTGGGCAGCGGCATGCTGGCGGGCCTGGGCGGGGCCACCCTCTCCACCGCCGTGTTGGATCGCTTCGAGCAGCACACCCCGGCCGGCCTCGGCTTCATGGCCCTGGCCGCCATGGTGTTCGGCCGCTGGACGCCCCTGGGCGCCTTCCTCGCCGCCCTCTTCTTCGCCGCCGGCAACGCGCTGCGCATCGGCCTGGCCTCCAGCGCCCCCGGCCTCCTGGAAGTGGTGCCCCAGGGTTTCCTCCTCGCCCTGCCCTACGTCCTGACGCTCGCGCTGCTCGCCTTCCAGGGCCAGCGCACCCACGCCCCCGCCGCCCTCGGCACCCCCTACGAGCAGGAGTCGCGCTGA
- a CDS encoding sensor histidine kinase — protein sequence MSAVAMACWPRQMAVTSSEGRGHLSAVGVLDGTDVQNLDLCALAKHALALLHATGHVESGEVGLELPDEPVFARVSRRRMEQVMLHLLSDAVRAHRNAELPARTVRLAVEPQDDFGDYGPRFQVRYAARESAPQTGLTAARELVETLGGSLAVKNHGLTGSTITVSVELEDQGTASW from the coding sequence ATGAGCGCGGTGGCGATGGCTTGTTGGCCAAGGCAGATGGCGGTGACGAGCAGTGAGGGCCGTGGCCACCTGAGCGCCGTGGGCGTGCTGGACGGCACCGACGTGCAGAACCTGGACTTGTGCGCGCTGGCGAAGCACGCGCTGGCCCTGCTCCACGCCACGGGGCATGTGGAGAGCGGTGAGGTGGGGCTGGAGCTGCCGGACGAGCCGGTGTTCGCGCGGGTGAGCCGGCGGCGGATGGAGCAGGTGATGCTGCACCTGCTCAGCGACGCGGTGCGGGCCCACCGCAACGCGGAGCTGCCGGCGCGCACCGTGCGGCTGGCGGTGGAGCCGCAGGACGACTTCGGGGACTACGGCCCGCGCTTCCAGGTGCGCTACGCGGCGCGCGAGAGCGCTCCCCAGACGGGCCTGACGGCGGCGCGCGAGCTGGTGGAGACGCTGGGCGGAAGCCTCGCGGTGAAGAACCACGGGCTGACGGGCAGCACCATCACCGTCTCGGTGGAGCTCGAGGACCAGGGCACCGCGAGCTGGTAG
- a CDS encoding phospho-sugar mutase, which produces MDASGLKEKAEAWLQADPDAATVAELRDVLARGDLADLADRFAGDLEFGTAGLRGVLGAGPNRMNRAVVRRTTAGLARYLKATVPDVTTRGVVVCRDGRRLSAELAEDTACVLAAEGIPAHVFPSLAPTPLAAFATLHLNAAAGVMVTASHNPPEYNGYKVYWGNGAQIIPPHDKGIADFISRVEPANQVELLSPTEAHARGLWRDVPDSLGEAYLDAILKLRVHGRGSESLSIVYTAMHGVGGVWMERALERAGFRNVHPVAEQHQPDGAFPTVRFPNPEEPGAMDLSLATAERVKADLVLANDPDADRLAVMVRDGSGKLRMLTGNEVGVLLGHYVLVQGPTRRSKSHVVTTIVSSTQLGDIARELGIAYDEVLTGFKWIANRAVEREKQDGTQFVFGYEEALGYCVGTVTRDKDGVGAALVFADLAAWCESRGKTVLGYLEEIQRRFGLYVSAQRNFTFPGAEGAQVIGRIMEGFRRSVPSRVGELPVRTVLDYKKGERLPPSNVLAYELEGGGRVTARPSGTEPKIKYYFELKETLATGEPVQAARARGEARLQKLIDAFIALARERGQPEVGT; this is translated from the coding sequence ATGGACGCGAGTGGATTGAAGGAGAAGGCGGAGGCGTGGCTCCAGGCGGACCCGGACGCGGCCACCGTGGCGGAGCTGCGGGACGTGCTCGCGCGGGGAGACCTCGCGGACCTGGCGGACCGTTTCGCGGGGGACCTGGAGTTCGGCACCGCCGGCCTGCGCGGGGTGCTGGGCGCGGGGCCCAACCGGATGAACCGCGCCGTGGTGCGCCGGACCACCGCCGGCCTGGCGCGCTACCTCAAGGCCACCGTCCCGGACGTCACCACCCGCGGCGTGGTGGTGTGCCGCGATGGCCGCCGGCTGAGCGCCGAGCTCGCCGAGGACACCGCCTGCGTGCTTGCCGCCGAGGGCATTCCAGCGCACGTCTTCCCCTCGCTGGCACCCACGCCGCTCGCCGCCTTCGCCACCCTGCACCTCAACGCCGCCGCGGGCGTGATGGTGACGGCCAGCCACAACCCGCCCGAGTACAACGGCTACAAGGTCTACTGGGGCAACGGCGCTCAAATCATCCCGCCCCATGACAAGGGCATCGCCGACTTCATCTCCCGCGTGGAGCCCGCCAACCAGGTGGAGCTGCTCTCTCCCACCGAGGCGCACGCCCGCGGCCTGTGGCGCGACGTGCCGGACTCGCTCGGTGAGGCGTACCTGGATGCCATCCTCAAGCTGCGCGTGCACGGGCGTGGCTCCGAGTCGCTCTCCATCGTCTACACCGCCATGCACGGCGTGGGCGGCGTGTGGATGGAGCGGGCCCTGGAGCGCGCGGGCTTCCGCAACGTCCACCCCGTGGCCGAGCAGCACCAGCCCGACGGCGCCTTCCCCACCGTGCGCTTCCCCAACCCCGAGGAGCCCGGGGCCATGGATCTGTCGCTCGCCACCGCCGAGCGCGTGAAGGCGGACCTGGTGCTCGCCAATGACCCGGACGCGGACCGGCTGGCGGTGATGGTGCGCGATGGCTCCGGCAAGCTGCGCATGCTCACCGGCAACGAGGTGGGCGTGCTGCTGGGCCACTACGTGCTGGTGCAGGGGCCCACGCGGCGCTCCAAGTCGCACGTCGTCACCACCATCGTGTCCTCGACGCAGCTGGGCGACATCGCCCGCGAGCTGGGCATCGCCTACGACGAGGTGCTCACCGGCTTCAAGTGGATCGCCAACCGCGCCGTCGAGCGCGAGAAGCAGGACGGCACCCAGTTCGTCTTCGGTTACGAGGAGGCGCTCGGCTACTGCGTGGGCACCGTGACGCGGGACAAGGACGGCGTGGGCGCGGCGCTGGTGTTCGCGGACCTCGCCGCCTGGTGCGAGTCGCGCGGCAAGACGGTGCTCGGCTACCTGGAGGAGATCCAGCGCCGCTTCGGCCTCTACGTGAGCGCCCAGCGCAACTTCACCTTCCCGGGCGCCGAGGGCGCTCAGGTGATTGGCCGCATCATGGAGGGCTTCCGCCGCTCGGTGCCCTCGCGCGTGGGCGAGCTGCCCGTGCGCACCGTGCTGGACTACAAGAAGGGCGAGCGGCTGCCGCCCTCCAACGTCCTCGCCTACGAGCTGGAGGGCGGGGGGCGGGTGACGGCGCGTCCGTCCGGCACGGAGCCGAAAATCAAATACTACTTCGAGCTGAAGGAGACGCTGGCCACCGGCGAGCCGGTGCAAGCCGCGCGCGCCCGGGGAGAGGCCCGGCTCCAGAAGCTCATCGACGCCTTCATCGCGCTGGCGCGCGAGCGGGGGCAACCGGAGGTGGGGACGTGA
- a CDS encoding TraR/DksA family transcriptional regulator: protein MTEAQREKYRQKLLALHAELTEKAPAKIEPNRTDEARVGGDEDEQPLNEMMQAIASKRNRNMDGVLQLVVKALGKLRDDPDSFGECEECGDDIAPGRLEAMPYVGFCVNCQGQKDAPKGGPTRRKLTDYT, encoded by the coding sequence GTGACCGAGGCACAGCGCGAGAAGTACAGGCAGAAGTTGCTGGCGCTCCACGCGGAGCTGACGGAAAAGGCGCCCGCGAAGATCGAACCCAACCGCACCGACGAGGCGCGGGTGGGCGGCGACGAGGACGAGCAGCCGCTCAACGAGATGATGCAGGCCATCGCCTCCAAGCGGAACCGGAACATGGACGGGGTGCTCCAGCTCGTGGTGAAGGCGCTGGGCAAGCTGCGCGATGACCCGGACTCCTTCGGCGAGTGCGAGGAGTGCGGCGACGACATTGCGCCCGGCCGGCTCGAGGCCATGCCCTACGTGGGCTTCTGCGTGAACTGCCAGGGTCAGAAGGACGCTCCCAAGGGCGGGCCCACCCGACGCAAACTCACCGATTACACCTGA
- the deoC gene encoding deoxyribose-phosphate aldolase, whose translation MAEAQDIQRVVEEIADHVRKSMPGIRAGNPPPPCPVRTASIAPASIRDNADLAPYIDHTLLKPEATREDVARVAREAVEHGFATVCVNSSHVATVAGILAGSRSVPIAVVGFPLGAALTSAKAFEAREAIQAGAREIDMVLHVGALKARDYALVLSDIAQVVEASRPWPVKVILETSLLSQDEKIAGCVLSKAAGAAFVKTSTGFSTGGATVEDISLMRRVVGEDVGVKASGGIRSAEDALKMIQAGANRLGASASVAIVTGQRSTAKY comes from the coding sequence ATGGCCGAGGCCCAAGACATCCAGCGGGTCGTCGAGGAGATCGCCGACCACGTCCGTAAGAGCATGCCCGGTATCCGGGCGGGCAACCCGCCGCCCCCGTGCCCCGTGCGGACCGCGTCCATCGCGCCCGCGTCCATCCGCGACAACGCGGACCTGGCGCCCTACATCGACCACACCCTGCTCAAGCCCGAGGCCACGCGCGAGGACGTCGCCCGGGTGGCCCGGGAGGCGGTGGAACATGGCTTCGCCACCGTGTGCGTGAACTCGAGCCACGTGGCCACCGTGGCGGGCATCCTGGCGGGCTCGCGCTCGGTGCCCATCGCCGTGGTGGGCTTCCCGCTGGGCGCGGCCCTCACGAGCGCCAAGGCCTTCGAGGCCCGCGAGGCCATCCAGGCCGGGGCCCGGGAAATCGACATGGTCCTCCACGTGGGGGCCCTCAAGGCGCGCGACTACGCCCTGGTGCTCTCCGACATCGCCCAGGTGGTGGAGGCCAGCCGGCCCTGGCCGGTGAAGGTCATCCTCGAGACGAGCCTGCTGTCCCAGGACGAGAAGATCGCCGGCTGTGTGTTGTCCAAGGCGGCGGGGGCGGCGTTCGTGAAGACGTCCACCGGCTTCAGCACCGGCGGTGCCACCGTGGAGGACATCTCGCTCATGCGCCGGGTGGTGGGCGAGGACGTGGGCGTGAAGGCCTCGGGAGGCATCCGCTCGGCCGAGGACGCCCTGAAGATGATTCAGGCGGGGGCCAACCGCCTGGGAGCCTCGGCGTCGGTGGCCATCGTCACCGGCCAGAGGTCCACCGCGAAGTACTAG
- a CDS encoding ComEC/Rec2 family competence protein: MALARLLLVLFALLAALPGRAAPAPTPPLKPLTVYFFDVGQGDAALIVSPTGKTVLIDGGPPEADEALVPRLRQLLQGPIDLVIMSHPHLDHLGGLAKVIQAVGAKRFMDPGFDHPSEAYRKLLEVVGQKVGQVMTPTPNPSAPETLLTVGLGEGVTLTVLWPRTPRDAFLDDTRSDVNANSIVAKVTYGKTAFLFTGDAEPETEAFLLRKPIDFTSTVLKVAHHGGKHSSTAPFLAAVKPQAAVISCGTGNDYGHPTSEALQRLGDVGARIFRTDLQGEVLAVSNGNTVTLTPRRAGALPSSSPARRPARWPRAPCPRVPRAPRAPPEARSCPRAESSRLPPPAPRGCAT; this comes from the coding sequence ATGGCTCTCGCGCGGCTCCTCCTCGTCCTCTTCGCCTTGCTGGCCGCCCTCCCGGGCCGCGCCGCCCCGGCCCCCACGCCCCCCCTCAAGCCCCTCACCGTCTATTTCTTCGACGTGGGCCAGGGAGACGCGGCGCTCATCGTCTCGCCCACGGGCAAGACGGTGCTCATCGACGGCGGCCCTCCCGAGGCCGACGAGGCCCTGGTGCCCCGTCTGCGCCAGCTGCTCCAGGGGCCCATCGACCTGGTCATCATGAGCCACCCGCACCTGGACCACCTGGGCGGGCTCGCCAAGGTCATCCAGGCGGTGGGGGCAAAGCGCTTCATGGACCCGGGCTTCGACCACCCGAGCGAGGCCTACCGCAAGCTGCTGGAGGTGGTGGGCCAGAAGGTGGGCCAGGTGATGACGCCCACGCCCAACCCGAGCGCGCCGGAGACGCTGCTCACCGTGGGCCTGGGCGAGGGCGTGACGCTCACCGTCCTCTGGCCGCGCACCCCGCGCGACGCGTTCCTCGACGACACACGCTCGGACGTCAACGCCAACTCCATCGTGGCCAAGGTGACGTACGGCAAGACGGCGTTCCTCTTCACGGGAGACGCCGAGCCGGAGACGGAGGCCTTCCTGCTGCGCAAGCCCATCGACTTCACCTCCACGGTGCTGAAGGTGGCGCACCACGGGGGCAAGCACTCGTCCACCGCGCCCTTCCTCGCGGCGGTGAAGCCCCAGGCGGCCGTCATCTCCTGCGGCACGGGCAACGACTACGGGCACCCCACCTCCGAGGCCCTCCAGCGGCTCGGCGACGTGGGCGCGCGCATCTTCCGCACCGACCTCCAGGGCGAGGTGCTCGCGGTGAGCAACGGCAACACCGTCACCCTCACCCCCAGAAGGGCCGGAGCGCTCCCGTCGTCGTCACCGGCCAGACGACCGGCCCGGTGGCCAAGGGCCCCATGCCCTCGGGTGCCTCGGGCTCCGCGAGCGCCACCGGAGGCAAGGTCGTGCCCGCGAGCGGAAAGCTCCCGGCTCCCGCCGCCAGCGCCAAGGGGATGCGCTACGTGA
- a CDS encoding DUF3006 domain-containing protein — MTKKKPRKQPRPRTLASVDRFEDELAVLIVDGREVTRRREELPPGVREGDVLDLETLAVDAEATERLRTEVRETRERVLKDKAPPPGDFDL; from the coding sequence ATGACGAAGAAGAAGCCGCGGAAACAGCCGCGTCCCCGGACGCTGGCCAGCGTGGACCGGTTCGAGGACGAGCTCGCCGTGCTCATCGTGGACGGCCGTGAGGTGACGCGGCGTCGCGAGGAGCTGCCGCCCGGGGTGCGCGAAGGCGACGTGCTCGACCTGGAGACGCTGGCGGTGGACGCCGAGGCCACCGAGCGCCTGCGCACCGAGGTCCGCGAGACCCGGGAGCGCGTCCTGAAGGACAAGGCGCCGCCGCCCGGGGACTTCGACCTCTAA
- a CDS encoding MFS transporter, whose protein sequence is MDVATPREGTSRLPRTVVVLGVVSLLTDISSDMIFPLLPAFLAARLPAQAPVLLGAMEGVADLISALIKYQSGVWADRARRLKPMVLVGYGLSSLMRPLMAFVTLAWHPIAIRALDRVGKGLRSSPRDALIAHSVPPESRGRAFGFHRGMDHAGAAVGALAAMVLVAVGLRVEQVFFVAAVPGMLAVVALLLVREASRPEPASASGATRALAPVPRRLAYYLIPITLFGVANSTDAFLLLKLTEEGAKPEFLPLAWLLLQAVKSAVSFPAGRLADRLGASRLVVTGWSLYALSYVALAWARG, encoded by the coding sequence GTGGACGTGGCCACTCCTCGCGAGGGGACAAGCCGCCTGCCGCGCACCGTGGTGGTGCTCGGCGTGGTGAGCCTGCTGACGGACATCAGCAGCGACATGATCTTCCCGCTGCTGCCGGCCTTCCTCGCCGCGAGGTTGCCGGCGCAGGCGCCCGTGCTGCTGGGGGCCATGGAGGGCGTGGCGGACCTGATCTCCGCCCTCATCAAGTACCAGTCCGGTGTGTGGGCGGACCGGGCGCGCCGCCTCAAGCCGATGGTGCTGGTGGGCTACGGGCTGTCCAGCCTGATGCGTCCGCTGATGGCCTTCGTCACCCTGGCCTGGCACCCCATCGCCATCCGCGCGTTGGACAGGGTGGGCAAGGGCCTGCGCTCCAGCCCGCGGGATGCGCTCATCGCTCATTCGGTGCCGCCGGAGTCCCGCGGCCGGGCCTTCGGCTTCCACCGGGGCATGGACCACGCGGGCGCCGCCGTGGGCGCGCTCGCCGCGATGGTGCTGGTGGCCGTGGGCCTGCGCGTGGAACAGGTGTTCTTCGTCGCCGCGGTGCCCGGCATGCTGGCGGTGGTGGCCCTGCTGCTCGTGCGCGAGGCCTCGCGTCCGGAGCCCGCCTCCGCTTCCGGTGCCACCCGCGCGCTCGCCCCGGTGCCCCGGCGCCTCGCGTACTACCTCATCCCCATCACCCTGTTTGGCGTGGCCAACTCCACCGACGCCTTTCTCCTGCTGAAGCTCACCGAGGAGGGGGCGAAGCCCGAGTTCCTGCCCCTGGCGTGGCTGCTGCTGCAGGCGGTGAAGTCGGCCGTGTCGTTCCCGGCGGGCCGGCTCGCGGACCGGCTGGGGGCGTCGCGGCTGGTGGTGACGGGCTGGTCCCTGTACGCGCTGAGCTACGTGGCGCTCGCGTGGGCCCGGGGGTGA